The DNA sequence TCTTTGGTGGAATTCAACCCTGCGTTTGAAGTGGTGCCATTTAGTAAAAAGCAAGTAGATGCAGGTTATTATAAATAGCGTTTAAAGCTATTTTATAGAGACTTTGTCTTAGATGCAGTGTTTATGGTCGTAGTTTAGCGGACGGCTAGTATGTACCAAGCTAATGAAATTGGGCTAATCATAACCATGAAAAGCCCATTTAAATTGTTAAGGAATGCAAGAGAATAGCTATTAGTGACTAAGCGACTTTTGTATTACTAACTTCAGGCGTTCTGATTAAATAATCAAAGGCACCTAAGGCAGCGCTAGCGCCACTGCCCATAGCAATAATAATTTGTTTATATGGGCTGTCAGTTGCATCACCAGCAGCGTAAACTCCAGGTATATTGGTTTCACCTGAACTTGTGGTAATAATTTCACCACGCTGGTTTAGTGCTACCGTACCTTGTAAAAACTGGGTATTCGGTACTAAGCCAATTTGTACAAATATACCTGCTAGCGCTAGCTGTTTTGTTTGTTGGCTTTCACGGCATAAGTAGTTTAAGCCGGTAACGTGTTTGCCATTCCCTAGAACTTCAGTGGTTTGTGCGTTCACTATAATAGAGATGTTGTCCATTGAACGTGCTTTGTCTTGTAATACGGCATCAGCTCTTAGCTTGCTATCAAACTCTAGTACAGTGACATGTTCTACAATACCCGCTAAATCAATTGCGGCTTCTATGCCTGAATTGCCACCACCAATAACAGCGACTGATTTGCCTTTAAATAAAGGGCCATCACAGTGCGGACAGTAGGCCACGCCTTTACCACGGTATTCTTGCTCGCCTGGCACATTCATTTCACGCCATCTTGCGCCTGTTGCTAATATGGCTGAACGGGTTTGTAAACTTGCGCCGTTTTCTAGCTCTACTGTGATCAAGCCACCATTAACCTCAGCTTCAATAATGTTTTTTACGCGCTGACCATTCATCACATCAACATCATAATCATTAACGTGTGCTTCTAAACTTTGCACTAATTTAGGGCCTTCAGTCGCTTTAACTGAGATAAAGTTTTCAATCGCCATAGTATCTTGTACTTGACCGCCAAACCTATCAGCAACCACGCCGGTTTTTATGCCTTTGCGAGCACTGTATATGGCTGAAGAAGCACCAGCAGGGCCGCCGCCAATTACTAATAAATCAAAGGTTTCTTTTTCATTTATTTTCTTCGCTTGACGGGCATCAGCATTAGTATCAACTTTCTTTAAAATCTCGGTAATCGTCATGCGCCCTTGGCTAAATTCTTGACCATTTAAGTAAACGGCTGGCACAGATAAGACATCTTTTTGATAGACTTCCTCGGAAAAGACCGAACCATCAATCATTACATTGGTTATTTTTGGGTTGATTGCTGCCATCATATTCAAGGCTTGTACCACATCAGGGCAGTTCTGACAGCTAAGTGATACGTAAGTTTCAAAGCTAAATTCGCCTTCAAGCTGTCTTACTTGCTCAATGATTTCTTCATCTAATTTAATTGGGTGGCCCCCGCTGTGTAGCAGTGCCATAACAAGCGAAGTAAATTCATGACCCATAGGTACACCAGCAAAGCGAATTTCAGTGTTGTTTGCAACTGAGCGCACTAACATAGACGGAGTACGTTCATTAATATCTTGTTTTTCTACCATAGTGATTAATGGTGACATGGTGGCAATTTCTTGCGCTAATGCTTGTAGTTCTTTTGATTTTACGCCTTCATCTAGAAACACTGCTAATTCAACCGCAGAGTTTAAATTCTGTAAATAAGCGTTTAATTGATTTTTTAAGTTGGTATCTAACATGTTGAATTACCTTTATAAGAAAGCGTTGTAAAGGCAAGCCTTAAGGGTAAGGCTTGCGTTTTAGGGCGTTGATTTGGGCTTAGATTTTGCCGACTAAATCAAGTGATGGAGCAAGTGTTTCAGCACCTGGTTGCCATGCTGCAGGGCATACTTCACCGTCGTGATTGGCAACATATTGCGCTGCTTGAATTTTGCGTACTAATTCTGCTGCGCTGCGGCCAATACCTAAGTCATGTACTTCAGCAACCTTGATTTCACCTTCAGGGTTTACTACAAAAGTGCCGCGAAGTGCTAAGCCATCTTCTTCAATCATTACACCGAAGTTACGGGTAATTTTACCTGTTGGGTCACCAATCATAGGGTATTGGATTTTGCCTATGGTATCTGAGCTGTCGTGCCATGCTTTATGGGTAAAGTGGGTATCAGTTGATACCGAGTAAACTTCAACGCCCATGTCTTTAAGTTGCGCGTAATGGTCTGCCATATCACCTAATTCTGTAGGGCAAACAAAAGTAAAGTCTGCTGGGTAGAAGAAGAATACCGACCATTTACCGGCAACATCTTTTTCGCTTACTTCAATGAAATCGCCATTATGAAAAGCAGTTGCGTTAAATGGTAATAATTTAGTGTTGATTAATGATTGTGTCATAGTGAACTCCGATTATTTATCAAATAGTTAAATGATTAAGTTAATTTAAAGCTTGCCTGGTTTCTTTTGGTCTGTGCTTTAAGTTGAGTTCATATTAGCGAGTTAATTGTTATAGGTATAATCGTTAGTGTTTATTCATTTGATAGGTTTTGGCTATTGAATGTTTGTGGTGCATATAGGTCTACAATTAAAATATGAAGCGCTATACACATTTACTAACGGTTTAGCACAAGCCGTAATATTTAGAGCGTGCTAGTATTTTAATAATAATGAAAAGAATGGATTTAAAATGAGTTTAAATAGATTAATTACCTGTGTGGCAGCATCGCTGCTAGCGCTATCTTTGCCTGTTATGGCAGACGGTTTAACCGATTTGAATAATGCTTTAGACAAGCTAAATGGCAAAAGTACCATTGTTGGTACCTTGGAAACCGCTTATCAACAAGAGCGCGGCCGTAAAAAGAAAATAAAGAAAACCAATGGCTATGCTAGTGTCAAGTTGATTGATGATATCAATGGCTTACAGGTTGTTTATTCCAGTGAAACACTGGCTAATATTGCCAGAGAAGAAAATGAAAAAGAAAATAATGAAGAGGCGAATACGCCAACCCTTAA is a window from the Litorilituus sediminis genome containing:
- the ahpF gene encoding alkyl hydroperoxide reductase subunit F, whose translation is MLDTNLKNQLNAYLQNLNSAVELAVFLDEGVKSKELQALAQEIATMSPLITMVEKQDINERTPSMLVRSVANNTEIRFAGVPMGHEFTSLVMALLHSGGHPIKLDEEIIEQVRQLEGEFSFETYVSLSCQNCPDVVQALNMMAAINPKITNVMIDGSVFSEEVYQKDVLSVPAVYLNGQEFSQGRMTITEILKKVDTNADARQAKKINEKETFDLLVIGGGPAGASSAIYSARKGIKTGVVADRFGGQVQDTMAIENFISVKATEGPKLVQSLEAHVNDYDVDVMNGQRVKNIIEAEVNGGLITVELENGASLQTRSAILATGARWREMNVPGEQEYRGKGVAYCPHCDGPLFKGKSVAVIGGGNSGIEAAIDLAGIVEHVTVLEFDSKLRADAVLQDKARSMDNISIIVNAQTTEVLGNGKHVTGLNYLCRESQQTKQLALAGIFVQIGLVPNTQFLQGTVALNQRGEIITTSSGETNIPGVYAAGDATDSPYKQIIIAMGSGASAALGAFDYLIRTPEVSNTKVA
- the ahpC gene encoding alkyl hydroperoxide reductase subunit C, which produces MTQSLINTKLLPFNATAFHNGDFIEVSEKDVAGKWSVFFFYPADFTFVCPTELGDMADHYAQLKDMGVEVYSVSTDTHFTHKAWHDSSDTIGKIQYPMIGDPTGKITRNFGVMIEEDGLALRGTFVVNPEGEIKVAEVHDLGIGRSAAELVRKIQAAQYVANHDGEVCPAAWQPGAETLAPSLDLVGKI